CGCTCACGATGGTGCGCTGCTCCAGGCCCACATCAACGGTAAGCTTCAGCAGCTTTTTGGTTTTAGCAACTTTTTCGGCGGCCACGATGGTGGCCACGCGCAAATCCATCGCGCCAAAATCATCAAATGATACGTCCGATTTAGCGGGCGTGACGGGCGTGTTGGCCAGTTGATTTTCCTTTTTGGTATCCAGCAGCTTTTGCACCTGGGCTTCCACCACGGCATCCTCAATTTTGGCGAATAGCAGGGCTGCTTCGCGCAATTGATGGCCGGCTTTCAGAGTATCGCGGCGGCCGGCGCTGGCCCAGTTGCCCAACTCCATATCAAGCATATTGGCCAGTTTCTGCGCCGATTCGGGCAGGAAGGGCTCCAGCACCGGAGCCAGGGCGGCGGCAATTTGCAGGGCTACGTGCAGCACCGTACCGGTGCGTGCGGCATCGGTTTTAATCAGGTGCCAGGGCTGCGTTTCGGCGAGGTATTTATTGCCTAAGCGGGCCAAGTTCAGCACTTCGGCCAAGGCGTCGCGGAAACGATAATTTTCAATCAGCTCGCCAATTTTCGCGGGAAATTCGGCGAACTGCGCAAATGCTTCCTCATCAATGGGCTGCAATTTTCCCAATTCCGGCACTTTGCCTTCAAAGAATTTGTGCGTCAGCACGGCGGCCCGGTTCACAAAATTGCCGAGCGTGGCCACCAATTCGTTGTTGTTCCGGGCCTGAAAATCTTTCCAGGTAAAATCGTTGTCTTTCGTTTCGGGCGCGTTGGCGCACAGCACGTAGCGCAGCACGTCGGCCTGGCCGGGGAAGTCGGCCAGATATTCGTGCAGCCACACCGCCCAGTTGCGCGAGGTGCTGATTTTGTCGCCTTCCAGATTCAGAAATTCATTGGCCGGCACGTTGTCCGGCAGCACGTAGTCGCCGTGCGCTTTAAGCATTACCGGAAAAATAATGCAGTGAAAAACGATGTTGTCTTTGCCAATGAAATGCACCAATTTGGAATCCTTGTCTTTCCAATAGGTCTCCCACTCATTGGGGAATGCTTCCTTAGTAGCCGAGATGTAGCCAATGGGCGCATCAAACCACACATACAGCACTTTACCTTCGGCGCCGGGCACCGGCACGGGCACGCCCCAATCCAGGTCGCGCGTCACGGCGCGGGGGTGCAGACCCTGGTCAATCCAGGATTTGCACTGGCCGTACACGTTGGTTTTCCAGTCGTTTTTGTGGCCTTCAATTATCCATTCGCGCAGCCAGGGCTCGTATTGGTCGAGGGGCAAAAACCAGTGTTTGGTATCGCGCAACACGGGGTGCGCGCCGCTGAGCATGCTGCGCGGATTAATTAGTTCCGTGGGGCTGAGTGAGGTGCCGCAACGCTCGCACTGGTCGCCATAGGCGTTTTCGTTGCCGCAATTGGGGCAGGTGCCCACGAT
This DNA window, taken from Hymenobacter sp. 5317J-9, encodes the following:
- the metG gene encoding methionine--tRNA ligase — its product is MSSLPKRYTVTAALPYANGPVHIGHLAGVYLPADIYVRYLRSAGRDVKFICGSDEHGVPITIRAQKEGVTPQQVVDKYHALIRDSFKEFNVSFDVYSRTSSATHAEVSSGFFTKLNNEGKFIEQTTQQYFDESAQQFLADRYIVGTCPNCGNENAYGDQCERCGTSLSPTELINPRSMLSGAHPVLRDTKHWFLPLDQYEPWLREWIIEGHKNDWKTNVYGQCKSWIDQGLHPRAVTRDLDWGVPVPVPGAEGKVLYVWFDAPIGYISATKEAFPNEWETYWKDKDSKLVHFIGKDNIVFHCIIFPVMLKAHGDYVLPDNVPANEFLNLEGDKISTSRNWAVWLHEYLADFPGQADVLRYVLCANAPETKDNDFTWKDFQARNNNELVATLGNFVNRAAVLTHKFFEGKVPELGKLQPIDEEAFAQFAEFPAKIGELIENYRFRDALAEVLNLARLGNKYLAETQPWHLIKTDAARTGTVLHVALQIAAALAPVLEPFLPESAQKLANMLDMELGNWASAGRRDTLKAGHQLREAALLFAKIEDAVVEAQVQKLLDTKKENQLANTPVTPAKSDVSFDDFGAMDLRVATIVAAEKVAKTKKLLKLTVDVGLEQRTIVSGIAEYFIPEALVGQQVQVLLNLAPREIKGIKSQGMLLMAENADGTLALMQPSAPVRNGSGVA